The following proteins are encoded in a genomic region of Glycine max cultivar Williams 82 chromosome 18, Glycine_max_v4.0, whole genome shotgun sequence:
- the LOC102666559 gene encoding uncharacterized protein LOC102666559, giving the protein MDDLFDSSLNLEDTHYKEGYDEGYSHGLVTGKEEARQVGLKVGFEVGEELGFYRGCVEIWTSAIRLDPTCFSPRAKTFICQMEELIQKYPLMDPENAQVQEIMDSLRLKFKMACSSLHVKLEYNGYPKSSTEVNDIQF; this is encoded by the coding sequence ATGGATGACTTGTTTGATTCTTCGCTGAACTTGGAGGACACCCATTACAAGGAAGGCTATGACGAAGGCTACAGCCATGGCCTTGTCACTGGCAAGGAAGAAGCTAGGCAGGTTGGCCTCAAGGTTGGCTTTGAGGTTGGCGAGGAGCTTGGTTTCTATAGGGGTTGTGTCGAAATCTGGACTTCTGCGATCCGGCTCGACCCAACCTGTTTCTCTCCACGGGCTAAAACATTTATTTGCCAGATGGAGGAGTTGATCCAGAAATACCCTCTCATGGATCCAGAAAATGCACAAGTGCAAGAGATCATGGATAGCCTCAGGCTCAAGTTCAAGATGGCTTGTTCTTCCTTGCATGTCAAACTTGAGTATAATGGGTATCCCAAATCTTCTACGGAGGTCAATGATATTCAATTCTGA
- the LOC100527413 gene encoding uncharacterized protein LOC100527413, with translation MQHRKLTSGRPSGTDGSDYSYRMVVDSRYQLVAKGKKYLSLHFITEAVLLLIGATLAYLPGIEADAPNTVAYSSVIVSVVSLIIGNIGRRRSRSGLLRFYAVVSSIVMLLLIASLATQHLLLKAIQDSKLWRTGKYDVNDLSHFQIGLLLYMVTLSVLKLCTVKAVAFLLFNMVPPKKTS, from the exons ATGCAGCATAGAAAATTGACTTCTGGAAGGCCTTCTGGAACTGATGGCTCTGATTACTCCTACCGTATGGTAGTTGATTCAA GGTATCAACTGGTTGCAAAGGGGAAGAAATACCTGTCTCTGCACTTTATCACTGAG GCTGTGTTGCTGTTAATAGGAGCAACACTTGCATATTTACCAGGAATAGAAGCAGATGCTCCAAATACAGTTGCCTATTCATCTGTTATTGTTAGTGTTGTTTCACTAATAATTGGGAATATAG GTCGAAGACGAAGCCGGTCCGGTTTGTTGAGATTTTATGCTGTTGTATCATCTATAGTGATGCTACTCTTGATTGCTTCTCTTGCCACGCAGCATTTGCTTCTGAAG GCTATCCAGGATTCTAAACTTTGGAGAACAGGGAAGTATGATGTCAATGATTTATCGCATTTTCAAATTG GTTTGCTGTTATACATGGTAACCTTATCCGTGCTTAAGCTTTGTACCGTCAAAGCAGTTGCTTTCCTTCTCTTTAACATGGTGCCCCCCAAGAAAACCTCTTAG
- the LOC100786991 gene encoding protein DETOXIFICATION 34: protein MFNNGFNSMETTELHHAPEGLVDTNGGDYTEMSGFADFKNVFSVESIKLWTIAAPIAFSILCNYAVNSFTTIFVGHLGDLELSSVSLSLSVVSNFSFGFLLGMASALETLCGQAFGAGQVEMIGVYMQRSWLILLGACICLTPIYIYAEPILLLLGQEPEIAELAGAFTIQSIPQMFSLAINFPTQKFLQAQTKVGFLAWLGFGAFIFHVILLWILLKVFSLGTTGAAVAYCTTAWIIALAQTAYVIGWCKDGWRGFSWLAFKDLWAFVKLSVASAVMLCLEIWYFMILIVLTGHLDNAVIAVGSLSICMTINGFEGMLFIGINAAISVRVSNELGSGRPRAAKYSVIVTIIESLIIGLISAAIILATKDHFAIIFTESKEMIKAVSKLAGLLGITMILNSVQPVISGVAVGGGWQALVAYINLFCYYIMGLPLGFLLGYKLGYRVEGIWVGMICGTMLQTLILLYIVYKTNWNKEVEQASERMRKWTGQEIEINLANSQQTFTR, encoded by the exons ATGTTCAACAATGGTTTCAATTCCATGGAGACCACAGAGCTCCACCATGCTCCTGAGGGTCTTGTTGACACAAATGGAGGAGACTACACTGAAATGAGTGGCTTTGCAGATTTCAAAAACGTGTTCTCTGTGGAATCTATAAAGCTTTGGACAATTGCTGCTCCCATTGCCTTCAGCATACTATGCAATTATGCTGTCAATTCCTTCACGACTATCTTTGTTGGTCATCTTGGAGATTTAGAACTCTCTTCAgtttcactctctctctctgtcgTTTCAAATTTCTCTTTTGGCTTCTTG CTTGGTATGGCAAGTGCACTAGAGACTTTATGTGGGCAAGCATTTGGTGCTGGACAAGTAGAAATGATAGGGGTCTACATGCAACGTTCTTGGTTAATCTTATTGGGTGCATGCATCTGCCTCACACCAATTTACATTTATGCTGAGCCAATCTTGCTACTCCTAGGACAAGAACCCGAAATTGCAGAATTAGCTGGGGCATTTACCATTCAATCCATCCCTCAGATGTTTTCTCTAGCCATCAATTTCCCCACTCAAAAGTTCTTGCAGGCACAAACCAAAGTGGGGTTTCTGGCATGGCTTGGTTTTGGagcatttatttttcatgttataCTTCTATGGATTTTACTTAAAGTGTTTTCATTGGGTACAACTGGTGCTGCTGTAGCCTATTGCACAACAGCTTGGATTATTGCTTTGGCTCAAACGGCTTATGTGATTGGTTGGTGCAAGGATGGGTGGAGAGGCTTCTCATGGTTAGCATTCAAAGATCTTTGGGCCTTTGTGAAATTGTCTGTTGCTTCAGCAGTCATGCTTTGCCTAGAGATTTGGTATTTCATGATCTTGATTGTGCTCACTGGACACCTTGACAATGCAGTTATTGCTGTTGGTTCTCTTTCAATATG CATGACTATCAATGGATTTGAAGGCATGTTATTTATAGGGATCAATGCAGCAATTAG tGTGAGGGTTTCAAATGAGCTTGGATCAGGACGCCCAAGAGCAGCAAAATATTCAGTCATTGTCACAATTATTGAGTCCCTCATCATTGGGTTAATTAGTGCAGCCATTATTTTAGCTACAAAAGATCATTTTGCCATCATTTTCACTGAGAGTAAAGAGATGATAAAAGCAGTTTCTAAATTAGCAGGTCTTCTTGGCATAACCATGATTCTGAATAGTGTTCAGCCAGTTATATCAG GTGTTGCTGTAGGAGGAGGGTGGCAAGCTTTGGTAGCTTACATCAATCTATTTTGCTATTACATCATGGGGCTCCCTCTTGGCTTCCTTTTAGGTTACAAGTTGGGTTACAGAGTGGAG GGTATTTGGGTTGGAATGATCTGTGGGACAATGTTGCAAACGCTCATCTTGTTGTACATTGTCTATAAAACAAACTGGAACAAGGAG GTTGAGCAAGCATCAGAACGAATGCGGAAATGGACCGgacaagaaattgaaattaattt GGCAAATTCTCAGCAAACATTCACTCGGTGA
- the LOC106797038 gene encoding uncharacterized mitochondrial protein AtMg00810-like gives MDDIIIAGPNKPLITEVTVQLQGLFKLKVLGDLKYFLGLEIAKSVKGIHLNQRKYTLELLEDTGFTNCKPAKIPMDPGLQLDGTVGEVLEDLTQFRRLLGRLMYLTISRPDIIFPINKLSQFMQTPRTPHLQALHQVLQYLKAAPAQGLFFSANSNSTVTAYVDSDWGNCKDTRRSTTGFCIYLGSSLICWKSKKQPTVARSSAEAEYRALASLTSELLWLRQLLRVFQITLDSTMIMCDNKSAIALAENPTSNDGSKHIDIDCHFIRQYVHSGFIKLVYLPTHQQLADIFTKALPHCKFSVFLPKLGLLDIYAPNLRGSITTNSS, from the coding sequence ATGGACGACATCATCATAGCTGGCCCAAACAAACCTCTAATTACTGAAGTCACTGTACAGTTGCAAGGTTTGTTCAAACTCAAGGTCCTAGGTGATTTAAAGTATTTTCTTGGTTTGGAAATAGCTAAGTCTGTAAAAGGCATTCACTTGAACCAAAGGAAATACACCCTAGAGTTGTTAGAAGATACTGGTTTCACCAATTGCAAACCTGCAAAAATTCCAATGGATCCTGGTCTTCAATTGGATGGCACTGTAGGTGAAGTTCTTGAAGACCTTACTCAATTCAGAAGACTGCTGGGAAGGTTAATGTATTTGACTATCTCAAGGCCAGATATTATTTTTCCCATAAACAAGCTTAGTCAGTTTATGCAAACTCCAAGGACACCTCACCTTCAAGCTCTTCATCAAGTCCTTCAATACCTCAAAGCAGCTCCTGCCCAAGGTTTGTTCTTTTCTGCAAACAGCAATTCCACCGTCACAGCTTATGTAGACTCTGATTGGGGCAATTGCAAGGATACTAGAAGGTCAACAACTGGTTTTTGTATCTACTTGGGTTCATCTCTCATATGTTGGAAGTCAAAAAAGCAACCCACTGTTGCAAGGTCCTCAGCAGAGGCTGAGTATAGAGCTTTAGCTTCTCTTACCAGTGAGTTATTGTGGCTGCGGCAGCTTCTTCGTGTGTTCCAGATTACTCTTGATTCCACAATGATCATGTGTGACAATAAATCAGCTATTGCATTGGCTGAGAATCCAACTTCAAATGATGGGTCTAAACACATAGATATTGATTGTCATTTCATAAGGCAATATGTGCACTCTGGTTTTATCAAGCTGGTATACTTACCTACTCATCAACAACTTGCTGACATCTTCACCAAGGCCTTGCCTCACTGCAAATTCTCTGTTTTTTTGCCCAAGTTAGGCCTTCTAGACATCTATGCACCTAATTTGAGGGGGAGTATTACAACCAACTCTAGTTAG